A window of Plasmodium malariae genome assembly, chromosome: 5 contains these coding sequences:
- the PmUG01_05023900 gene encoding zinc-binding dehydrogenase, putative, giving the protein MRGILLKGVNKLVFSDCLKKPMLEKGNHCRDENDLLIKVCASGINRIDILIKQNKYAHFPRNKCLGIEISGIIEESNCERFKKNDRVCSLLKYNGYCEYVLANSKHTMKIDNNTTMSMIEAASLPESFLTAYKLIYYIARFPLIGQDIITGVENINKRGRSDDEFDGKGIDGRDEKVDSEGMNRRDEKVDSEGMNRRDEKVDSEGMNRRDEKVDSEGMNRRDEKVDGKGMDRKDKKVDGEGMDSHKLTSLDKGNSDRGHHFKQFVKEERIKSINRITDNYFQNEEVNVLVYGSLSSVGINLLQLLNFEKKRNILKINKIIAVTSNEVKAKKALEVGATDYVFHNKENFVDSVLNITKKINLIFDCIGKSMFENNIKICTYDTVWILYGLLSGAKVNNFNLFHLINKRILLLNTTLYDRSDIYKEELINSFQYNLFPLLKHKILKPYIYQVLDIEQVEKAHYIIENNLNIGKVVCQF; this is encoded by the coding sequence ATGAGGGGAATTTTGCTGAAAGGAGTAAATAAGTTAGTCTTCAGCGACTGTTTGAAAAAACCTATGTTAGAAAAAGGAAATCACTGTAGGGATGAAAACGACCTATTGATAAAAGTCTGCGCATCAGGTATTAATAGAAttgatattttaataaaacaaaataaatatgcacaTTTCCCAAGAAATAAATGTTTGGGAATAGAAATTAGTGGAATTATTGAAGAATCGAATTGTGAACgttttaagaaaaatgatCGAGTTTGTTCcctattaaaatataatggaTACTGTGAATATGTACTAGCTAATTCGAAGCATACCATGAAAATAGACAATAATACTACTATGTCAATGATCGAAGCTGCAAGTTTACCAGAGAGTTTCTTAACAGCGtacaaattaatttattacattgCAAGGTTTCCCTTAATTGGTCAGGATATTATCACGGGTgtggaaaatataaataagagGGGCAGAAGTGACGACGAATTTGATGGCAAGGGGATAGACGGAAGGGATGAGAAAGTTGATAGCGAGGGCATGAACAGAAGGGATGAGAAAGTTGATAGCGAGGGCATGAACAGAAGGGATGAGAAAGTTGATAGCGAGGGCATGAACAGAAGGGATGAGAAAGTTGATAGCGAGGGCATGAACAGAAGGGATGAGAAAGTTGATGGCAAGGGAATGGACAGAAAGGACAAGAAAGTTGATGGCGAGGGAATGGACTCACATAAACTAACTTCTCTTGATAAAGGAAACAGTGACAGAGGCCATCACTTCAAACAATTTGTCAAAgaagaaagaataaaaagcATCAACCGAATAACTGATAACTACTTTCAAAATGAAGAAGTGAACGTTTTGGTTTATGGCTCTCTAAGCAGCGTTggtataaatttattacagCTATtgaattttgaaaaaaaaaggaacatactaaaaattaataaaattattgcaGTTACATCAAATGAAGTGAAAGCCAAAAAAGCTCTAGAAGTAGGAGCGACTGATTACGTATTtcataataaagaaaattttgttGATAGTGtgttaaatataacaaaaaaaattaatttaatattcgACTGTATCGGAAAGAGTATGTTTGAAAATAACAtcaaaatatgtacatatgacACTGTCTGGATATTATATGGTTTATTAAGTGGAGCAAaggtaaataattttaatttatttcatttaataaataaaagaattctTTTACTTAATACTACTCTTTATGATAGATCCGATATATACAAGGAAGAGTTAATAAACTcttttcaatataatttattcccTCTCCTAAAACACAAAATTTTGAAACCCTATATATATCAAGTGCTAGATATTGAGCAAGTGGAAAAGGCGCATTACATAATTGAAAACAATCTGAACATCGGCAAGGTCGTATGCCAATTTTGA
- the PmUG01_05024200 gene encoding conserved Plasmodium protein, unknown function — MMGLFQISKRFIYWPPKNKIRTIKFPSGKRSFIFIGKRDEDGKDEPVLCFVDNQNHKLTWFNEEEVLNFEKLMPRIDSYFSLYLEKAKRVIEQNMVLKEELNKSFHE, encoded by the exons ATGATGGGTCTCTTTCAAATTAGTAAGAGATTCATTTATTGGCctccaaaaaataaaataaggacAATAAAG TTCCCTTCTGGTAAAagaagttttatttttattggtAAAAGAGATGAAGATGGAAAAGATGAGCCAGTGTTATGTTTCGTTGACAA CCAGAACCACAAATTGACATGGTTCAACGAAGAGGaagttttaaattttgagAAACTG ATGCCTCGGATAGACAGTTACTTCTCgttatatttagaaaaagcaaaaagaGTTATTGAACAAAACATGGtattaaaagaagaattgAACAAATCTTTTCACGAGTAA
- the PmUG01_05024100 gene encoding mitochondrial ribosomal protein L4 precursor, putative translates to MFLKIKRTCLEEKLVNIVSYSCTETFQKRKLRTFNVRDKLSKVHTQNEKIANFDEKKKNLTTSGNLFERIKKADLKLLKRMENSIENDIYKKQEDKNNSYNFDNTRRVHYDEYDNEKMEELGNDELRCSKKNVEEISDQDRKKKKKKIPDEYKFIFERPKHYADINDDPIIRRPGCIIDIKTLMRNNWTFPAVGFNSKLEIPIYKFETDKQDEENGNHHDQQDGNCNVKYISVPNDIFGLPIRSDILHKCYYFYRSALAGYTERMQLYKWEWPGSTKKYRSQKKSGKARMNWRKTCGRYLGVKNHPIRPFDQRTKINRKLLWKGMKILLSAKFAQDQIKVVDHFLVKSHKTKYTVKYLRNILGTNCNSALLVHEGKTDMNDNFAWACANIASIKRENVEGVNIYNLLKYRYVVFTYKALKNIMYELKIYPYKMKWLPTYATPDNSKAPKPQKVKNWNIFWLEKKKRNQFSYFDKDALKKRIQEWKWSSDLKGPLKVKKHDPYKNFILTKFQCNDPPPEYIRYEYLFNVDKEVDNVYDDSEGNFPLVDEILHDDECLGYISDLSTPLWELRGN, encoded by the coding sequence ATGTTTTTGAAGATTAAGAGGACATGTTTAGAAGAAAAACTTGTTAACATAGTAAGTTATTCCTGTACAGAAACTTTTCAAAAACGCAAATTACGAACATTTAATGTAAGAGATAAATTAAGTAAAGTGCACacacaaaatgaaaaaatagcTAATTTtgatgagaaaaaaaaaaacctgaCCACTTCAGGTAATTTATttgaaagaataaaaaaagcagATTTAAAACTGCTGAAAAGAATGGAAAACAGCATTGAGAAcgacatttataaaaagcaagaggataaaaataatagttataatTTTGATAATACCAGGAGAGTACATTATGACGAAtatgataatgaaaaaatggagGAACTTGGGAACGACGAATTGAGGTGTAGTAAGAAAAATGTCGAAGAAATTTCTGACCAagacaggaaaaaaaaaaaaaaaaaaattccagatgaatataaattcatattcGAAAGGCCAAAGCATTATGCGGATATTAATGACGACCCTATTATAAGAAGACCAGGATGTATTATAGACATTAAAACTTTAATGAGAAATAATTGGACGTTCCCTGCTGTTGGATTTAACAGTAAGTTAGAGatacctatatataaatttgagACTGATAAACAGGACGAAGAAAATGGAAATCATCATGATCAACAAGATGGTAATTGTAATGTAAAATACATCTCGGTGCCAAATGATATATTCGGTTTGCCAATAAGATCAGACATATTACACAagtgttattatttttatagatcAGCATTAGCAGGATATACTGAAAGAATGCAGTTATATAAATGGGAATGGCCAGgaagtacaaaaaaatatagaagtcaaaaaaaaagtggaAAAGCAAGAATGAATTGGAGAAAAACATGTGGTAGGTATTTAGGAGTTAAGAATCATCCTATACGGCCATTTGATCaaagaacaaaaattaatagaaaacTTCTATGGAAAGGGATGAAAATTCTTTTATCAGCTAAATTTGCACAAGACCAAATTAAAGTTGTCGACCATTTTTTAGTTAAGTcacataaaacaaaatatacagTGAAATATTTACGAAATATTTTAGGGACAAATTGTAATAGTGCTTTACTAGTACATGAAGGGAAAACAGATATGAATGATAATTTTGCATGGGCTTGTGCAAATATAGCTAGTATAAAAAGAGAGAATGTTGAAGgggttaatatatataatttattaaaatacagATATGTTGTATTTACTTATAaagctttaaaaaatattatgtatgaattgaaaatttatccttataaaatgaaatggcTACCTACATATGCAACTCCAGATAATTCCAAAGCTCCTAAACCTCAGAAAGTGAAAAATTGGAATATTTTTTggctagaaaaaaaaaaaagaaatcaaTTCTCCTATTTTGATAAAgatgctttaaaaaaaagaattcaaGAATGGAAATGGTCTAGTGATCTCAAGGGTCCTTTGAAAGTTAAAAAACATGATccttacaaaaattttatcttaACTAAATTTCAATGCAACGACCCCCCTCCAGAATATATTAGGTATGAGTACTTATTTAATGTAGACAAAGAAGTTGATAACGTATATGACGACAGCGAAGGAAATTTTCCCTTGGTTGATGAAATATTACATGACGATGAGTGTTTGGGTTACATTTCTGATCTGTCCACCCCCTTGTGGGAATTAAGAGGTAATtag
- the MED7 gene encoding mediator of RNA polymerase II transcription subunit 7, putative: MTEKYVSGYPPPPYYYKEYADVGSDINRLIETNRSTKENNQSEDGKHPCFIKQIQEMYDVYDINKNVNVKLIEADSSYIKEKYDENKCKLLFGRPPPIALKNNYSSFGLNYNTERVIEELEPDELLYDEKKNLKEEFIRLYKMYKDCFFNLFDDIVNSRKDDKTKIKNLIKVHINLFHILAKLRYYQSINNIINVLKVQLKRRQIAIDKMKISLLNVYDYINFVQTNFSKSRMIKRGKKGVTKKGKKLKTKKEKSQRMES, encoded by the coding sequence ATGACGGAAAAATACGTTTCAGGGTACCCTCCTCCCCCGTATTACTACAAAGAGTACGCAGATGTAGGCTCCGATATAAACAGATTAATTGAAACAAACAGAAGTACGAAGGAAAATAATCAATCTGAGGATGGTAAACATCCCtgttttataaaacaaattcaGGAAATGTATGATGTGtatgatattaataaaaatgtaaatgtgAAATTGATTGAAGCCGATAGCTCgtacataaaagaaaaatatgatgaaaataaatgtaaactCTTATTTGGTCGACCCCCACCTatagctttaaaaaataattatagttCTTTTGgcttaaattataatactgAAAGAGTAATTGAAGAATTGGAACCAGACGAATTGttatatgatgaaaaaaaaaatttaaaagaagaatttattagattatataaaatgtataaagactgtttttttaatttatttgacGACATAGTGAACAGTAGAAAAGATGATAAaaccaaaataaaaaatttaataaaagtgcatataaatttatttcatatactAGCTAAATTAAGATATTATCAAAGCattaataacataataaatgtGTTAAAAGTACAGCTAAAAAGAAGACAAATAGCAATTGATAAGATGAAAATAAGTCTGCTAAATGTTTAtgattacataaattttgttcAGACAAATTTCTCAAAAAGTAGGATGATTAAAAGGGGGAAAAAGGGGGTCactaaaaaaggaaaaaaattgaaaactaaaaaagaaaaaagtcaAAGGATGGAAAGTTGA
- the Sec61-beta gene encoding protein transport protein SEC61 subunit beta, putative — protein MNGTPVIVGGMRTPARRRQSTGASTSNAKPRGSASGNTNSIVKVYGDDSPGFKLTPQTVLISTLIFMATVVILHIISKI, from the exons ATGAATGGCACTCCAGTAATCGTTGGTGGTATGAGAACACCAGCAAG ACGAAGACAGAGTACAGGAGCATCCACGAGTAATGCAAAGCCAAGAGGAAGTGCTAGTGGAAATACAAACAGTATCGTCAAAGTTTATGGAGATGACTCCCCTGGATTtaaatt AACACCGCAAACCGTTTTAATTTCGACCCTCATTTTTATGGCAACTGTTGTTATCCTTCATATTATTAGCAAAATTTAA
- the PmUG01_05023800 gene encoding conserved Plasmodium protein, unknown function, producing MHKSSNTLNLHDEYNLQRELVKLRKVFINVFTFELFYMKNLKLKNSYVKIIKHENRTKNCFNELKKKGKKINSKFRKEHCVKQNNRHGTFELNKNVCFIEKEILNRSFFNINIKNSNYDIKEKYLYLYDLFRRFCSIIRKRRKNAHNEETFFFDAFFIKKFCAFLNSLVLDSKKNVYIYSVRRNIQKCVCVNEKCERVGEKKKKNIYMPERWRHYDVYLSNKKKDVTNEINKKGIIFLNAIYCVYKFTSCNFSIDRKRSKQCSTPFKCNNSKYNMLKVDVIRVNYIIKKLIYNDFYFNIFNSIYYSIINKNTMIMTDSLCSSSTFCSCENMKKAEDMNTENHCSNGKEVLNDEHYIYYFFICIKILFNSFNNFPKYKEKKKLISDNFFLFKKLKTLLKENVQNVLYITVVNIERIYTQLSLRYIFNLFLFYFAFLDINFYVCVSLVSKQCSLTPEERQFCRFFKKGKELRNPFRSKYDCFGVPNDVSVGVLSGDSISVDGLSGNNISLDGLSGNNISLDGLSGNNIIVNGLSGNNIIVGGGSEKWETTPCTVSSPNNVLISHIMCFFCSYDLLKKENLNAREKKKYFIFVILYILYHNYISVIKKEEKEERRESFLSYYFEKYMKKKIFFKKYNFSYSKFGKKAKSGVHHEHCRSCYFSKCQKKIQNNFARCFKKMNNKCVYIKHFDSILKTEKTRKPDCIAHTASMSHIEEHLNSSGAISNGNSQISKIAVRVYKRNEEKKVLKESQLSDDLRLISYEENVNISTCNYCSNSICSGCISNPRVVYGGGINNSYYKRITCKGKKLYWGNYSYSKFYELNWAKIIDVDEKVMELTSIVDEKWAHNNNDNNSYDYINEKIKIFLENLKTFLFPLLKKVYNTSVVYINVYIYLFMVHSFHLLEKKKKVEHNEELKREKILINKGTYLFLNQLSNNFCKKKQHICWEKKDLTCSGNFITKLTLYIYCKLLGFLHSSNKKRVILSTGENKKKKFYLNSNIYNFKIWPIRLLCKLLNSVDVYAYAYKESKGEKCFPLIGDKEISCVRSTCNKCLSCTSCNAFSCCIYCDNCMEGLFTRFYSLYIKKGENLSIQNRKNILKRKRLQRYICKLSSKNTTAKRKTKAGSDNLIGKYITLLYSNVNALFPSIYVYVNEEDFYVQMKKNFIIFNLRMGGRTGCESVNGSGRHNVNLGNVYYLLNGKKYFVFEKSYILKKTYKINYVNICLLFYRHCFFFYNYNPFIFTYLFNNIYCICIKCLSKYLIVNDCKKKIIREVNHDCFYKQNGILIKNRNNVLIRNFYFFVFFLLIRYHTLIGNVNHAGLQSCVPMRIMRMLRKKMEIKRECFSSPFNAVLKKYCSFFSDIDIFFGSSGDFFKLHLRSGAYEVNPPFDISLINKLIIYILCNLKKEEQELTFFLIIPFLKDKNYFYELLFSSPYVISCFLLKRNFYTFSTRLFESREEEYISTCDCFVFILQNEKAKFQKRISKKTVLKIKRLWENLRHI from the exons atgcacAAAAGTAGTAACACCCTTAACCTACATGATGAGTATAATTTACAAAGAGAGTTAGTAAAACTGCGAAaggtttttataaatgtatttacgtttgaattattttatatgaaaaacttaaaattaaaaaatagctatgtaaaaataataaaacatgaaAACAGAACAAAAAACTGCTTTAatgagttaaaaaaaaaaggaaaaaaaattaacagcAAATTTAGGAAAGAACATTGCGTAAAACAAAACAATCGTCATGGCACTTTcgaattaaacaaaaatgtgTGTTTTATAGAAAAAGAGATTTTAAATAGATCCTTctttaacataaatattaaaaactcCAATTACGatattaaggaaaaatatcTGTATCTTTATGACTTGTTCAGGCGTTTTTGTTCAATTATTAGGAAAAGACGGAAAAATGCACACAATGAggaaacttttttttttgatgctttttttattaaaaaattttgcgCATTTCTAAATTCCCTTGTACTAGATAGCaagaaaaatgtatacatttattctGTAAGAAGAAACATACAAAAATGTGTATGTGTTAATGAGAAATGTGAGCGTGTtggagagaaaaaaaaaaaaaatatatatatgcccgAAAGATGGAGGCATTATGATGTCTATCttagtaacaaaaaaaaggacgttactaatgaaattaataaaaaaggaataatctTTTTGAATGCAATATATTGTGTTTATAAGTTTACTTCATGTAATTTTTCCATTGATAGAAAAAGGAGTAAGCAATGTAGTACACCTTTCAAATGTAACAATagcaaatataatatgttgaAAGTTGATGTAATACGTGtaaattacattattaaaaagcTTATTTATAACGATTTTTactttaacatttttaattctatatattactcaataataaataaaaacacgATGATTATGACTGATTCGTTGTGCTCGTCCTCTACGTTTTGCAGTTGTgagaatatgaaaaaagctGAAGACATGAATACAGAAAATCACTGCTCAAACGGAAAAGAAGTTTTAAATGATGAGcattatatttactatttttttatttgtattaaaatactttttaactcttttaataattttcctaaatataaggaaaaaaaaaaattaattagcGATAATTTCtttctatttaaaaagttgAAAACgctattaaaagaaaatgtgCAAAACGTTTTATACATAACTGTAGTAAATATAGAGAGGATATACACTCAGTTGTCACTTAGGTATATATTCaacttatttcttttttattttgcatttttagacatcaatttttatgtttgtgTTTCTTTGGTTTCTAAACAGTGTAGTTTAACGCCTGAAGAGCGGCAATTTTGTAGGTTTTTCAAAAAGGGAAAGGAGCTCAGGAATCCATTCCGAAGTAAATATGACTGTTTTGGTGTACCTAACGATGTTAGCGTAGGGGTCCTTAGTGGGGATAGCATTAGCGTGGATGGCCTTAGCGGGAATAACATTAGCTTGGATGGCCTTAGCGGGAATAACATTAGCTTGGATGGCCTTAGCGGGAATAACATTATCGTGAATGGCCTTAGCGGGAATAACATTATCGTGGGTGGTGGTAGTGAAAAGTGGGAGACGACACCTTGTACCGTGAGCTCTCCTAATAACGTGCTAATTTCTCATATCATGTGCTTCTTCTGCTCATATGATTTgttgaaaaaggaaaatttaaatgcacgagaaaaaaagaaatatttcatttttgtcatattatatattctgtATCACAACTATATAAGCGTTATtaaaaaggaggaaaaagaagaaaggcGTGAATCCTTTTTAAGCTATTATTTtgagaaatatatgaaaaaaaaaattttttttaaaaaatataatttttcatattcaaaatttggtaaaaaagcaaaaagtGGTGTACACCATGAACATTGCAGAAGTTGCTATTTTAGTAaatgtcaaaaaaaaattcaaaataatttcGCACGTTGCTTTAAAAAgatgaataataaatgtgtttatataaaacattttgaTAGTATATTAAAGACAGAGAAGACAAGGAAGCCAGATTGCATAGCACATACAGCAAGCATGTCTCATATAGAGGAGCACTTAAATAGTAGCGGTGCTATATCGAATGGAAATTCTCAAATTAGCAAAATAGCAGTTCGAGTCTACAAAcgaaatgaagaaaaaaaagtactgAAAGAAAGTCAACTGTCTGATGACTTACGACTCATTTCATATGAGGAAAATGTGAATATAAGTACATGTAATTACTGCAGTAATAGCATATGTAGCGGTTGTATAAGTAATCCAAGAGTCGTATATGGAGGAGGAATAAATAACTCGTATTATAAGAGGATAACatgtaaaggaaaaaagttGTATTGGggaaattattcatatagtAAATTTTACGAATTGAACTGGGCAAAAATTATAGATGTAGATGAAAAAGTAATGGAACTCACAAGCATAGTGGACGAGAAGTGGGCACATAACAACAATGACAATAATTcatatgattatataaatgaaaaaataaaaatttttttggaaaatttgAAAACCTTTTTGTTTCCATTATTAAAGAAGGTGTACAACACAAGTGTtgtgtatataaatgtgtacatttatttatttatggttcattcttttcatttgttagagaaaaagaagaaagttGAACATAATGAAGAATTGAAAAGAGAGaagatattaattaataaaggAACATATCTTTTCCTTAACCAATTAagcaataatttttgtaaaaaaaaacaacataTTTGTTGGGAAAAAAAGGACCTGACATGTTCAGGTAATTTTATCACAAAATTGaccttatacatatattgcAAATTGTTAGGTTTTTTACACAGtagtaacaaaaaaagggTAATTTTAAGTACtggggaaaataaaaaaaaaaaattttacttaaatagtaatatatataattttaagatATGGCCTATTCGACTATTATGCAAGCTGCTTAACTCTGTggatgtatatgcatatgcgtACAAGGAAAGTAAGGGGGAAAAATGTTTTCCCCTAATAGGTGACAAAGAGATCAGTTGCGTTAGAAGCACTTGTAATAAGTGCTTATCCTGCACAAGTTGTAATGCTTTTTCTTGCTGTATCTACTGTGATAACTGCATGGAAGGATTATTTACCCGATTTTATTCtctgtatataaaaaaaggggaaaatcTTTCAATACAAAATAGAAAgaatatattgaaaagaaaaagactGCAGagatacatatgtaaattatcGAGTAAGAATACAACTGCaaagagaaaaacaaaagCAGGGTCAGACAATCTGATAGGTAAGTACATAACACTACTATACAGTAATGTGAACGCATTATTTCCtagtatttatgtatatgtaaatgaagAGGACTTTTAtgtacaaatgaaaaaaaattttattatttttaacctCAGAATGGGGGGAAGAACAGGATGTGAAAGTGTAAATGGAAGTGGAAGACATAATGTTAACTTAGGTAATGTTTACTATTTACTGAACGGAAAGAAATATTTCGTTTTCGagaaatcatatatattaaaaaaaacatataaaataaattatgttaatatatgcttactattttatagacattgctttttcttttataattataacccttttatttttacctatctcttcaataatatatactgtatatgtataaaatgcttaagtaaatatttaattgtaaatgattgtaagaaaaagataattaGAGAGGTAAATCATGACTGCTTTTACAAACAAAATGGTATCCtcataaaaaataggaataatGTTCTCATACgtaatttctatttttttgttttctttctGCTAATACGTTATCATACTTTGATAGGAAATGTTAATCACGCAGGTTTGcag AGCTGCGTACCTATGAGGATAATGCGAATGCTgcgaaaaaaaatggaaataaaaagagaatgTTTTTCTTCCCCTTTTAATGCtgttttaaagaaatattgttcatttttttccgatattgatatattttttggtaGCTCAGGGGATTTCTTTAAATTACATTTGCGTAGCGGGGCGTATGAAGTCAATCCTCCTTTCGACATTTCTTTGATTAATaagttaataatatacattttatgcaatttaaaaaaggaagaacaggaattaactttttttttgattattcCATTTCTCAAAGacaagaattatttttatgagtTATTATTTTCCTCTCCATATGTAATCAGTTGCTTCTTATTAAAACGAAATTTCTACACATTTTCAACAAGACTATTTGAAAGCAG